The following proteins are co-located in the Paludibaculum fermentans genome:
- a CDS encoding TonB-dependent receptor produces the protein MGCSCVSRYILITFALVFMCVGQQDRATLTGRVSDSSGASVKGVELKIESATTNAVYESRTNEEGLFTVPNLPAGAYRLAFRGSGFKTLIREQVVLNAAQVVRIDAQMQLGTLTESVDVTAETPLLQTDAPDVGTVLNHQKLTGLPLSFSGGRYAENFAYKLTPGVGGNNYESRINGSAAFSKAVVLDGADATIYIGGQFGESSPSLEAFEELKVQTSGMSAEFGRTGGGVFNFVMKSGANQMHGSAVGFLHNEWMDANSFVNNYYGRPRQRDRRNDWGGSLGGPVVLPGLYKGKDKTFFYLAYERYKESYAGGGSPTVTVPLDEFWNGNLSRLMTGTVLGQDAQGRNVNQGAIYDPASTRTVNGQVVRDVFAGNLIPQSRISGPAQKLGAIFRQHYSPTVKSADGQVPLLNNSFFPVSNQAGFTQNQFSVKLDHYLSAAHKLSGSFSYIDRPRTILDQGGVWDFNDPSGGPLSRARLQWVRSWYGRLAYDWTLSPSVLNHLQLGFNRQRNPSVSAHLGENGVAALGLTGLSKEFNYSEIQFGSNNYPANYPALGFQTNDFGAGQNFQVIDTVSWVRNRHTVRAGADWRRSYLRWRTDNGPAAINFSQAQTGLPGYTQTGNGFASMLLGEVASATVPTPTPTGSRFTNFALFLQDDFRATSRLTLNLGVRWDYQPLPVEQYNRLGNWNPGVVDPAWGLPGALEFASADRRTFAPNHYTDFSPRIGFAYQVNARTTVRGAYGIFYLARNGNGWSGVPWAQTAGFGQENRVSTTVDYQAAWNWNNPYPGVNRPLPQNASLANGSPGIWGIVSYDPNAGKNGYTQQWNLNIQRELGAGIVVDAGYVGSKSTGIQANELRRLNQLNPRFLALGDALGVTVSSQAELPASVAAAGGRYPFLDAGIRVPAYQTLLPYPQMLGTNEIKSADSPLGFSTYHALQVQVNKRYSGGLSFLWNYTFSKSIDNVRSAFGDTWGANSGRPLDYYNQRLDKSVSDADRSHVFKTAVQYELPFGRGRRFGKTLPAALDLLAGGWTLHYIGTYNSGWALGVSGSGTPNSNFATNRGYALNPGGLPLATGWDAGQLDMSRISQPNSANRYVNTPLFVNPTTLGRYQRGNTSYKLSQLRSPWEMSEDLAVQKGFRPVEAVRVQLRGEVLNAFNRTLWGTINVNTASPLFGQVTGTSDWFTPRKIQLGLRADW, from the coding sequence ATGGGATGCAGCTGTGTTTCCCGTTACATTCTGATTACGTTCGCACTTGTCTTTATGTGTGTTGGCCAGCAGGACCGGGCTACGCTGACAGGCCGGGTCAGCGATTCGTCCGGCGCTTCGGTCAAGGGCGTGGAGCTGAAGATCGAATCGGCTACGACGAACGCCGTTTATGAATCGCGAACCAACGAAGAGGGGCTGTTCACGGTCCCGAATCTGCCGGCCGGTGCTTACAGGCTGGCGTTTCGGGGCAGCGGCTTCAAAACGCTGATCCGCGAGCAGGTAGTCCTCAACGCGGCCCAGGTCGTGCGGATCGACGCGCAGATGCAGTTGGGCACCTTGACTGAGTCTGTGGACGTCACGGCGGAGACTCCGCTGCTGCAGACCGATGCGCCGGATGTCGGCACGGTGCTGAATCACCAGAAGCTGACCGGACTGCCGTTGAGCTTCAGCGGGGGACGGTATGCGGAGAACTTCGCCTACAAGCTGACTCCCGGCGTCGGCGGCAACAATTACGAAAGCCGGATCAATGGCAGCGCCGCGTTCTCGAAGGCGGTGGTGCTGGATGGGGCCGATGCCACCATTTATATAGGTGGACAGTTCGGCGAGTCCAGCCCTTCGCTGGAGGCTTTCGAAGAGCTGAAGGTGCAGACATCCGGCATGAGCGCCGAGTTTGGCCGCACGGGCGGCGGCGTTTTCAACTTCGTGATGAAGTCGGGCGCCAACCAGATGCATGGGTCGGCCGTCGGGTTCCTGCACAACGAGTGGATGGACGCCAACTCGTTCGTGAACAATTACTATGGGCGGCCGCGGCAGCGCGATCGCAGGAACGACTGGGGCGGATCACTGGGCGGACCGGTGGTGCTGCCGGGGCTCTACAAAGGTAAGGACAAGACGTTCTTCTATCTTGCGTACGAGCGCTACAAGGAGTCGTATGCGGGCGGTGGTTCGCCCACGGTCACGGTTCCCCTGGACGAATTCTGGAATGGCAATCTGAGCCGCCTGATGACGGGCACCGTGCTTGGCCAGGATGCGCAGGGACGCAACGTCAACCAGGGCGCGATCTACGACCCGGCCTCCACCCGGACGGTGAATGGACAGGTGGTGCGGGATGTGTTCGCCGGCAACCTGATCCCGCAGAGCCGGATCTCCGGACCGGCACAGAAGCTGGGCGCCATCTTCCGGCAGCACTACTCGCCCACCGTGAAAAGCGCCGACGGCCAGGTGCCCCTGCTGAACAACTCGTTCTTTCCCGTGTCGAACCAGGCTGGATTCACGCAGAACCAGTTCTCGGTCAAGCTCGACCACTACCTCTCGGCGGCACACAAGCTGAGCGGATCGTTCTCCTACATCGACCGGCCCAGAACCATCCTGGACCAGGGCGGAGTCTGGGATTTCAACGATCCATCGGGCGGCCCGCTGTCGCGCGCCCGGCTGCAGTGGGTCCGCAGTTGGTATGGCCGGCTGGCGTACGACTGGACACTGTCGCCCTCGGTTTTGAATCACCTGCAGTTGGGGTTCAACCGCCAGCGGAACCCCAGCGTGTCGGCGCACCTGGGCGAGAACGGAGTGGCCGCCCTGGGACTGACCGGACTCTCGAAGGAGTTCAACTACTCGGAGATCCAGTTCGGATCGAACAACTACCCCGCCAACTACCCGGCGCTCGGTTTCCAGACGAACGACTTTGGCGCCGGGCAAAACTTCCAGGTAATCGACACGGTCTCCTGGGTTCGGAACCGCCATACGGTGCGGGCTGGAGCCGATTGGCGACGTTCGTACCTGCGCTGGCGGACGGACAACGGGCCGGCGGCCATCAACTTCAGCCAGGCCCAGACGGGTTTGCCGGGCTACACGCAGACAGGCAACGGCTTCGCCAGCATGCTGCTGGGCGAGGTTGCCTCAGCCACGGTTCCCACTCCGACGCCGACCGGGTCCCGGTTCACCAACTTCGCTTTGTTCCTGCAGGATGATTTCCGCGCTACCAGCCGTCTGACGCTCAACCTGGGCGTGCGCTGGGATTACCAGCCCTTGCCGGTGGAGCAGTACAACCGGCTGGGCAACTGGAATCCAGGCGTGGTGGATCCGGCATGGGGGCTGCCCGGCGCACTGGAGTTCGCCAGTGCCGACCGCCGGACCTTCGCGCCCAATCACTACACGGACTTCTCGCCTCGCATCGGGTTCGCCTACCAGGTCAATGCCAGGACCACCGTTCGCGGAGCCTATGGGATCTTCTACCTGGCTCGGAACGGCAACGGCTGGTCTGGCGTGCCGTGGGCCCAGACCGCCGGCTTCGGGCAGGAGAATCGCGTCAGCACGACGGTCGACTACCAGGCCGCCTGGAACTGGAACAATCCCTATCCGGGCGTAAATCGGCCTCTACCTCAAAACGCCTCGCTGGCGAACGGTTCGCCCGGCATCTGGGGCATTGTGAGCTACGATCCCAATGCTGGCAAGAACGGCTACACGCAGCAGTGGAACCTGAACATCCAGCGCGAACTGGGCGCCGGCATCGTGGTTGACGCCGGCTATGTGGGCTCCAAGAGCACAGGGATCCAGGCGAATGAACTGCGGCGCCTCAATCAGTTGAACCCCAGGTTCCTGGCGCTGGGCGACGCGTTGGGCGTCACGGTCTCCAGCCAGGCGGAACTGCCGGCCTCGGTGGCCGCGGCAGGCGGGCGGTATCCGTTCCTTGATGCCGGCATCCGGGTGCCGGCCTACCAGACCCTGCTGCCATATCCGCAAATGCTGGGCACCAACGAGATCAAGAGTGCGGACAGCCCGCTGGGATTCTCCACCTACCACGCCCTGCAGGTGCAGGTGAACAAGCGGTATTCCGGCGGCCTGTCGTTTCTGTGGAACTACACGTTCTCGAAATCGATCGACAACGTGAGATCGGCCTTCGGAGATACGTGGGGCGCCAACAGCGGCCGTCCCTTGGACTACTACAACCAGCGCTTGGACAAGTCGGTTTCCGACGCAGACCGGTCGCATGTTTTCAAGACGGCGGTGCAGTACGAACTTCCGTTTGGCCGGGGGCGGCGCTTCGGTAAGACGCTGCCGGCCGCCCTGGACCTGCTGGCGGGCGGATGGACCCTGCATTACATCGGCACCTACAACAGCGGATGGGCCCTGGGTGTCAGCGGCTCCGGCACACCGAACAGCAACTTCGCGACAAACCGGGGCTATGCACTGAATCCCGGCGGGCTGCCGCTGGCCACGGGTTGGGACGCAGGCCAGTTGGACATGAGCCGCATCAGCCAGCCGAACTCCGCCAACCGCTATGTGAATACTCCGCTGTTCGTGAATCCCACGACGCTGGGGCGCTACCAGCGGGGCAATACATCCTATAAGCTCTCCCAATTGCGGAGCCCGTGGGAGATGTCGGAGGATCTGGCCGTGCAGAAAGGATTTCGCCCGGTCGAAGCGGTGCGCGTGCAATTGCGGGGTGAGGTGCTGAACGCCTTCAATCGAACCCTTTGGGGCACAATCAACGTCAACACAGCCAGTCCGTTGTTCGGTCAGGTGACCGGCACCAGCGACTGGTTTACCCCACGGAAAATCCAACTGGGCTTGAGGGCGGACTGGTGA
- a CDS encoding response regulator: MAAIASSMPQASWTAPELRWSLRSGNASIRVLTVDAHPLVREGLAAVINKEEGMMVVAEAASGEEALEAFRKLRPDVVTLDLQLPDMPGDSVARQILAECPTARIVVITGLQGDAHMLRALEAGVRGLALKGMPNQELLDVIRQVHSGRKSIPRQVASALADHLGEESLTPREVQVLRLVARGNRNKEVAAHLSIADETVRMHMKNILSKLAANDRTHAVTIALTRGFIAL, translated from the coding sequence ATGGCGGCGATTGCCAGCTCGATGCCCCAGGCCTCCTGGACAGCCCCCGAGCTTCGTTGGAGTCTGAGATCCGGAAATGCGTCGATTCGAGTCCTGACAGTGGACGCGCATCCCCTGGTGAGGGAAGGACTCGCGGCGGTCATTAACAAGGAAGAAGGCATGATGGTGGTGGCCGAGGCGGCCAGCGGGGAGGAAGCGCTGGAGGCCTTCCGGAAGCTGCGGCCGGATGTGGTCACACTCGATTTACAGTTGCCGGATATGCCCGGTGACAGTGTGGCGAGGCAGATTCTGGCGGAGTGCCCCACGGCCCGCATCGTGGTGATTACAGGGCTGCAGGGCGACGCCCATATGTTGCGGGCGCTGGAGGCGGGTGTGCGGGGCCTGGCCCTGAAGGGCATGCCAAACCAGGAACTGCTCGACGTCATCCGCCAGGTCCATTCCGGACGGAAGTCGATTCCGCGGCAGGTGGCGTCGGCACTGGCCGATCATCTTGGGGAAGAGTCGTTGACCCCTCGCGAAGTACAGGTCCTGCGACTGGTAGCGCGCGGCAATCGCAACAAGGAAGTAGCCGCCCATTTATCCATCGCGGACGAAACCGTGCGGATGCATATGAAGAACATTCTCAGCAAGCTGGCCGCTAACGACAGAACTCATGCGGTGACAATCGCATTGACGCGCGGGTTCATCGCGCTCTGA
- a CDS encoding response regulator: MNEEKQIRVFSVDDHPLLREGIATIINNQPDMVLVGDAASGSDAIQAYRTHKPDVTLMDLRLPDMSGIDAVIAIRTEFPEARIIMLTTFEGDVEIQRALAAGARGYLLKSMPPKELVEVIRQVNAGKKRLPAEVAAQLAEHLSDESLTDREIDVLRHLAGGNRNRDIAELLRISEETVKVHVKHLMEKLGASDRTQAVAIAVRRGVIQL; encoded by the coding sequence ATGAACGAAGAAAAGCAGATCAGGGTATTCAGCGTGGACGATCATCCACTGCTGCGGGAGGGCATCGCAACGATCATCAACAACCAGCCCGACATGGTGCTGGTCGGCGACGCGGCCAGCGGGAGTGATGCGATCCAGGCGTACCGGACGCACAAACCGGATGTCACGCTGATGGACCTCCGGCTGCCGGATATGAGCGGCATCGATGCCGTCATTGCGATCCGGACCGAGTTTCCCGAGGCGCGCATCATCATGCTCACCACCTTCGAAGGAGATGTGGAAATTCAGCGTGCACTGGCCGCCGGCGCCCGGGGCTACCTGCTCAAGAGCATGCCGCCCAAGGAACTGGTGGAGGTGATCCGGCAGGTGAATGCGGGCAAGAAACGGCTGCCGGCCGAAGTGGCGGCGCAACTGGCCGAGCACCTGAGCGACGAGTCACTGACAGACCGGGAGATCGACGTCCTGCGGCATCTGGCTGGCGGCAACCGGAACCGTGACATCGCCGAACTGCTGCGGATTTCCGAGGAGACAGTGAAGGTCCATGTGAAGCACCTGATGGAGAAACTCGGCGCAAGCGACCGGACGCAGGCAGTCGCGATTGCTGTGCGGCGCGGAGTCATCCAACTCTGA
- a CDS encoding glycoside hydrolase family 97 protein — MGLARFLLAACLVSVCQAQSFEMTSPDGRLSFRIEGNKYRVQYGGQPLVLDSVIGLILDGAAPLGPFLRVGTATHTTHSSQWKPVYGERALIPDHYEEAVVELQETIPPRRSLQLIVRAYDEGLAFRYRLPQAVAIENEATEFALPPGTLAWETHGAQSRYAKVPVDELKPNAERPLTLEYANGVYAAIAEAALSDYSSMRLSHPAKRPGVVTVSLAGGARAAETPWRVFLVGQKPGDLLERNYLLLNLCPPSRIADLSWIRPGKVLREVTLSTKGAREAVDFAVRRGLGYIEFDAGWYGHEYSDESDASRVQVDPLRLRKEPEYQGLDLPAVIAYARSRQIGVLLYVNRRAMERQLDQILPLYEKWGVSGVKYGFVNTGSQGWTRWLYDAVGKAAAHHLMVDIHDEFRPTGMSRTWPNLLTQEGIRGNEEFPDATHNTVLPFTRYLAGAADYTICWSTPRLKNSAAHQMALSIVYYSPFQFMYWYDRPSDVDETNPALALFDHVPTVWDETRVLDGRPGESVIVARRSGRRWFVGGLTNEEARTVTVPLTFLPGPATAIIYTDGAAARQVKVERRPVNRGDVLELKLAASGGFALELQ, encoded by the coding sequence ATGGGACTTGCCCGTTTTCTTTTGGCCGCCTGCCTGGTTTCCGTCTGCCAGGCACAGAGTTTCGAGATGACCTCGCCGGATGGGCGGCTGTCCTTTCGCATTGAGGGGAATAAGTACCGTGTGCAGTACGGCGGACAGCCGCTGGTTTTGGATTCGGTCATCGGACTTATCTTGGATGGCGCCGCTCCGCTGGGTCCGTTTCTGCGGGTGGGCACGGCCACCCACACCACGCATTCCTCGCAATGGAAGCCCGTGTACGGAGAGCGGGCGCTGATCCCTGACCACTACGAAGAAGCGGTGGTCGAACTGCAAGAGACGATCCCGCCACGGCGTTCGCTGCAATTGATTGTACGCGCCTATGACGAAGGCCTGGCATTCCGCTACCGCTTGCCGCAGGCCGTAGCGATCGAGAACGAAGCCACGGAGTTCGCGCTGCCTCCGGGCACACTGGCCTGGGAGACACACGGGGCCCAGTCGCGCTATGCGAAAGTGCCGGTGGACGAGTTGAAGCCGAACGCGGAGCGGCCGCTCACGCTGGAGTATGCGAACGGCGTGTATGCCGCCATCGCGGAAGCGGCGCTCAGCGACTATTCGTCCATGCGGTTGTCCCATCCGGCGAAACGACCCGGAGTTGTGACGGTATCGCTGGCCGGAGGCGCGCGGGCGGCTGAGACGCCCTGGCGCGTGTTTCTCGTGGGGCAGAAACCCGGCGACCTGCTGGAGCGCAACTACCTGCTGCTGAATCTCTGCCCGCCCTCGCGGATCGCCGATCTGTCGTGGATCCGTCCCGGCAAGGTGTTGCGGGAGGTCACGTTGTCGACAAAAGGCGCCCGGGAGGCAGTGGATTTCGCCGTTCGGCGCGGGCTGGGCTATATCGAGTTCGATGCCGGCTGGTATGGCCACGAGTACAGCGACGAGTCGGACGCGTCGCGGGTCCAGGTGGATCCCCTGCGGCTGCGGAAAGAGCCGGAGTATCAGGGGCTGGACCTGCCGGCCGTGATCGCCTACGCCAGGAGCCGCCAGATCGGCGTGCTGCTGTATGTAAACCGGCGGGCGATGGAGCGGCAGTTGGACCAGATCCTGCCGCTGTACGAGAAGTGGGGCGTGAGCGGCGTGAAGTACGGCTTTGTCAACACCGGCAGCCAGGGCTGGACGCGCTGGCTGTACGACGCGGTGGGCAAGGCGGCCGCGCATCACCTGATGGTGGACATCCACGACGAGTTCCGGCCCACGGGCATGAGCCGCACCTGGCCGAATCTGTTGACACAGGAGGGGATCCGCGGCAATGAAGAATTCCCCGACGCCACGCACAACACGGTGCTGCCGTTTACGCGGTACCTGGCCGGGGCGGCGGACTATACAATCTGCTGGTCGACTCCGCGGCTGAAGAACTCGGCGGCGCATCAGATGGCGTTGTCCATCGTCTACTACAGCCCATTCCAGTTCATGTACTGGTATGACCGTCCTTCCGACGTGGACGAGACGAATCCTGCGCTGGCGCTGTTCGACCACGTGCCCACGGTATGGGACGAGACGCGTGTCCTGGACGGCCGGCCGGGCGAATCTGTCATCGTCGCCAGGCGGTCGGGCAGGCGCTGGTTTGTTGGCGGGCTGACAAACGAAGAAGCAAGGACCGTGACCGTGCCGCTGACCTTCCTGCCGGGGCCGGCAACAGCCATCATCTACACCGATGGAGCCGCTGCCCGGCAGGTCAAGGTGGAACGAAGGCCCGTGAATCGCGGCGACGTGTTGGAGCTGAAACTGGCCGCATCGGGCGGGTTTGCTTTGGAACTGCAGTAG
- a CDS encoding sensor histidine kinase encodes MRSSSICPSSAWSRCLPTGLRHWLLAGLGALCLAVPASAVDPNRAMSQYVRDHWGTESGFPKGAVYDIAQTADGYLWFGTEKGLVRFDGTRFQLIRDTTSNLANGHVLGLMGDRDGSLWVRLRRPTLLRYKDGRFENAMGALGRPTSTVTAMGRMQDGALLVWVLEGEGSAIKYAGSRFENVASTTGLSRSPVLSVSESTPGTIWIGTRDAGLFRLRDGKAEAVSDGLPDPKINCLLSTREGQLWVGTDNGIAHWDGQKLIQARMPAFPLPVRALALTRDRDSNIWVGTNSQGLIRMNAQGVSMLDEGSKRSPEAVTAVFEDREGNIWMGSAGGVERLRDSVFLTYGEPEGLPSENNGPVFPESSGRTWFAPVEGGLYKLENGKASAVRVEGLGQDVVYSIGGAPGELWVGRQRGGLTALRVDHGEITAKTYTQADGLAQNSVYAVYRARDGSVWAGTLSGGVSHLEHGRFTSYKVAGGLASNTVTSILEAADGTMWFATPQGLSSLSQGRWRTYALKDGLPSEGVNSLAEDSNGVLWIGTSAGLAYLRGGRIQAPAGDYPALKEPILGLAFDKGGSLWISSTNRVMRLRCALILKGASLAEAVREFGWTDGLHGVEGVKRHRSVAADPEGRIWFSMSRGISVVDPGRQTIVSAPSIAHIQSLAADGAAIELGGRTRIPARPQRMTFGFVGLSLSVPERVRFRYTLDGFDRGWSEPTSAHEAIYTNLGPGPYRFRVIASNVDGLWNGNEASLQFDIEPSFWQTWWFQLSCAALLILMTAALYRLRLLQLTRQLNMRFEERLAERTRIAQDLHDTLLQGFLSASMQLHVAADTLPDESAAKPRLEKILKLMAQVIEEGRHAVQGLRSQRSESHDLDQAFSRIQQEMGIQEDVKFRVIVQGRPQSMHPILRDEVYRIGREAVVNAFRHAQAKSIEVELEYTSKQFRFLVRDDGCGIDPQVLKQGREGHWGLPGMRERAEWIGAKLHVYSSASAGTEVELSVPNHIAFGGKRVGKSKV; translated from the coding sequence TTGAGAAGTTCCAGTATCTGCCCTAGCTCCGCATGGTCCCGTTGCCTGCCCACCGGCCTGCGGCACTGGCTGCTGGCCGGATTGGGGGCTCTGTGCCTGGCGGTACCGGCTAGCGCGGTGGATCCCAACCGGGCCATGTCGCAGTATGTCCGCGACCACTGGGGCACAGAGAGCGGGTTTCCCAAAGGCGCAGTCTATGACATCGCACAGACCGCGGATGGGTATCTGTGGTTCGGCACGGAGAAGGGACTTGTGCGTTTCGACGGAACCAGGTTCCAACTTATTCGCGACACGACCTCCAACTTGGCGAACGGCCACGTGCTGGGCTTGATGGGCGATCGGGACGGCAGCTTGTGGGTTCGTTTGCGGCGGCCGACGCTGCTGCGCTATAAAGACGGCCGGTTCGAGAATGCCATGGGCGCGTTAGGGCGTCCGACGTCAACCGTCACGGCGATGGGCCGGATGCAGGACGGAGCGCTGCTGGTGTGGGTGCTGGAAGGCGAAGGCAGCGCCATCAAGTACGCGGGCAGCCGTTTCGAGAATGTGGCCTCGACGACTGGTCTTTCCCGCTCGCCTGTCCTCTCGGTGTCGGAATCGACACCTGGCACCATCTGGATTGGGACACGCGATGCGGGTCTCTTCCGCCTGCGGGATGGCAAGGCTGAAGCGGTCAGCGATGGGCTGCCCGACCCGAAGATCAATTGCCTGCTCTCCACCCGGGAGGGGCAGTTGTGGGTGGGCACCGATAATGGCATCGCGCACTGGGACGGGCAGAAACTGATCCAGGCCAGGATGCCGGCCTTTCCCTTGCCGGTACGCGCTCTCGCGCTAACTCGCGACAGGGACTCGAACATTTGGGTCGGCACCAACTCGCAGGGACTCATCCGTATGAACGCGCAGGGCGTCTCAATGCTGGATGAGGGCTCCAAACGGAGCCCCGAGGCGGTCACGGCCGTCTTCGAGGATCGTGAGGGCAACATCTGGATGGGCAGCGCCGGCGGCGTCGAGCGGCTGCGCGACAGTGTGTTCCTTACTTACGGGGAGCCGGAGGGCCTGCCCTCTGAGAACAATGGGCCGGTGTTTCCCGAAAGCTCCGGCCGGACCTGGTTCGCCCCGGTGGAAGGCGGGCTCTACAAACTGGAGAACGGGAAGGCCTCGGCGGTGCGGGTGGAAGGGCTTGGGCAGGATGTGGTCTACTCCATCGGCGGCGCCCCCGGTGAGCTGTGGGTGGGCCGGCAGCGAGGCGGATTGACTGCACTGCGTGTGGATCACGGTGAGATCACGGCAAAGACCTACACGCAGGCGGATGGACTGGCGCAGAACAGCGTCTACGCGGTGTACCGCGCCCGGGATGGTTCGGTCTGGGCCGGCACCCTGAGCGGCGGCGTGAGCCACCTGGAGCACGGACGGTTCACGAGCTATAAGGTTGCCGGCGGGCTGGCCTCCAATACGGTCACCTCGATTCTCGAGGCCGCGGACGGCACAATGTGGTTCGCCACCCCGCAGGGCCTGAGCTCCCTCTCGCAGGGACGCTGGCGCACGTACGCCCTGAAAGACGGATTGCCGTCTGAAGGCGTCAACAGCCTGGCCGAGGATTCGAATGGAGTCCTGTGGATTGGCACGTCGGCCGGACTAGCCTACTTGCGCGGCGGCCGGATCCAGGCGCCGGCGGGCGACTACCCGGCGCTGAAAGAGCCGATTCTGGGCCTGGCCTTCGACAAAGGCGGCTCGCTTTGGATCTCGAGCACGAACCGGGTGATGCGGCTACGCTGCGCTCTCATTCTCAAGGGCGCCTCCCTGGCCGAGGCGGTAAGGGAGTTTGGCTGGACCGACGGCCTGCATGGGGTCGAAGGCGTGAAGCGCCACCGGTCCGTTGCGGCCGACCCCGAGGGACGCATCTGGTTCTCGATGAGCCGCGGTATCTCGGTGGTCGATCCGGGCCGCCAGACGATCGTCTCAGCGCCTTCCATCGCTCATATCCAGTCGCTCGCGGCGGACGGGGCGGCGATCGAACTGGGCGGCCGCACCAGGATTCCGGCCCGGCCGCAGCGCATGACGTTCGGCTTCGTCGGCCTCAGCCTGTCGGTGCCCGAGCGCGTGCGGTTCCGCTACACGCTGGATGGGTTCGACCGGGGTTGGAGCGAACCCACCTCCGCGCACGAAGCCATCTATACGAACCTGGGCCCGGGCCCATACCGGTTCCGGGTGATTGCCAGCAATGTTGACGGGCTCTGGAACGGCAATGAGGCCAGCCTGCAGTTCGACATTGAGCCTTCGTTCTGGCAGACCTGGTGGTTTCAATTGTCCTGCGCTGCGCTGCTGATCCTGATGACGGCGGCGCTCTATCGGCTGAGGCTGCTGCAGTTGACCAGGCAGTTGAACATGCGGTTCGAGGAGCGCCTGGCTGAGCGCACGCGCATCGCCCAGGACCTGCATGACACTCTCCTCCAGGGGTTTCTCAGCGCCTCGATGCAGTTGCACGTGGCGGCGGATACACTGCCCGACGAGTCGGCCGCCAAGCCGCGCCTGGAGAAGATTCTGAAACTGATGGCGCAGGTGATTGAGGAAGGGCGGCACGCCGTGCAGGGGCTGAGGTCGCAGCGGAGCGAAAGCCACGACCTGGACCAGGCGTTCTCCCGGATCCAGCAGGAGATGGGCATCCAGGAAGACGTTAAATTCCGGGTGATCGTCCAGGGGCGGCCGCAGTCGATGCACCCAATCCTGCGGGATGAGGTCTACCGCATCGGCCGGGAAGCTGTCGTGAACGCGTTCCGGCACGCGCAGGCCAAGAGCATTGAAGTGGAGTTGGAGTACACCTCGAAGCAGTTCCGCTTCCTGGTGCGCGATGACGGCTGCGGTATCGATCCGCAGGTGCTGAAGCAGGGCCGTGAAGGGCATTGGGGCCTGCCCGGCATGAGGGAACGAGCCGAATGGATCGGAGCGAAGCTGCACGTCTACAGCAGCGCTTCGGCCGGGACAGAAGTCGAATTGTCCGTGCCGAACCATATCGCGTTTGGTGGAAAACGGGTAGGCAAATCAAAGGTTTGA
- a CDS encoding glycoside hydrolase family 16 protein, with amino-acid sequence MIGTIAGRVKGAKPGQKLVLYARGGIWWVQPFTTLPNTEIQPDSTWKSATHMGTEYAALLVDRSFAPAPTMPSLPPIGGKISAVAVVKGGAPETLTSPTLHFSGYDWKVRLLPSDRGGAANPYSAKNAWTDDRGRLHLQISKGADGWECAELSLERSLGYGSYVFVTRDVASLEPSSVLGFFTWDDQGVEENHREIDIEISQWGDPGSKNSQFTIQPYYVPVNVVRYLSPPGQITYSFRWEPGRVSFKAQHGDGLQRGGAVISEHVFTSGVPSPGGEALHMNLYVYGKSRTLQRNGAEVVIEKFQYLP; translated from the coding sequence ATGATCGGCACGATTGCGGGCCGGGTGAAAGGCGCGAAGCCAGGCCAGAAACTTGTGCTCTACGCGCGTGGCGGCATCTGGTGGGTCCAGCCCTTTACCACCTTGCCGAACACCGAGATACAGCCGGACTCCACCTGGAAGAGCGCCACGCACATGGGCACGGAGTACGCCGCCCTGCTGGTGGATAGGAGTTTCGCGCCCGCTCCCACAATGCCGAGCCTGCCGCCCATCGGAGGCAAAATCAGCGCCGTTGCTGTCGTGAAAGGTGGTGCGCCAGAAACGCTCACGTCGCCAACGCTGCATTTCAGCGGTTACGACTGGAAGGTCCGCCTTCTACCCAGCGACCGGGGCGGCGCGGCGAACCCCTATTCCGCGAAGAACGCGTGGACGGACGACCGGGGCAGGCTGCACTTGCAAATATCGAAAGGAGCCGATGGGTGGGAGTGCGCCGAGCTGTCTCTGGAGCGCAGCCTGGGCTACGGATCCTATGTGTTTGTGACGAGGGATGTGGCGAGTCTCGAGCCGTCCAGTGTCCTGGGCTTCTTCACCTGGGACGACCAGGGAGTCGAGGAAAACCACCGGGAGATTGACATAGAAATCAGCCAGTGGGGCGATCCCGGGTCGAAGAATTCACAGTTTACGATCCAGCCCTATTACGTGCCTGTGAATGTGGTTCGCTACCTGTCTCCGCCGGGCCAGATCACCTATTCGTTCCGTTGGGAACCGGGCCGTGTGTCATTCAAGGCCCAGCACGGGGACGGATTGCAGCGCGGCGGGGCGGTCATCTCGGAGCATGTCTTCACTTCGGGTGTCCCCTCACCCGGCGGAGAGGCGCTTCATATGAACCTCTATGTCTATGGGAAATCAAGGACGCTCCAGCGGAATGGGGCCGAGGTGGTGATTGAGAAGTTCCAGTATCTGCCCTAG